A stretch of Hippoglossus hippoglossus isolate fHipHip1 chromosome 20, fHipHip1.pri, whole genome shotgun sequence DNA encodes these proteins:
- the LOC117753671 gene encoding neutral cholesterol ester hydrolase 1-like, with protein MRLRLAAALLLSAASYFVYLPLPSGVCEPWKLMLLDALFRSFIQASDVAHALGLCHRVHLLNRVVSWVEATEARSCPAVHVSDSTLGGVPTRVFQAKGGAKLKRGIIYFHGGGWALGSGRMRSYDLLCRKMAEDLDAVVMSVDYRLAPEAVFPDQYHDALSASRDFLSAEVLKRHSIDPERVCVSGDSAGGNLAAAVAQELSSDDSVTARFKAQALIYPVLQALDFHTSSYQQNQAVPILYRPIMARFWLQYLGADSSLEPLLLANNHSALDQPAIGADTRSKLDWTSLLPGERRKHFRPVVRETGSPGLLGELPALMDVRAAPLLAEQRVLVRAPKAYVMTCEFDVLRDDGLMYVKRLQDAGVPVTSDHYEDGFHGCMVFAYLPMLSSVGQRSMNNYIRWLDQNL; from the exons ATGAGGCTCCGTCTGGCcgcagctctgctgctgtcgGCGGCCTCGTACTTCGTCTACCTGCCGCTGCCGAGCGGAGTCTGTGAGCCCTGGAAGCTGATGCTGCTGGACGCACTGTTCCGGAGCTTCATACAGGCG agtGATGTGGCTCACGCGCTGGGTCTGTGCCACCGCGTCCACCTGCTGAACCGGGTGGTGTCCTGGGTGGAGGCCACCGAGGCCCGCTCCTGCCCCGCCGTGCACGTGAGCGACTCCACGCTGGGCGGCGTCCCCACCAGGGTCTTCCAGGCGAAGGGCGGGGCGAAGCTGAAAAGAGGAATCATATATTTCCACGGAGGGGGGTGGGCCCTCGGCAGCGGAC GGATGCGATCCTACGACCTTCTTTGCCGGAAAATGGCGGAGGATCTGGACGCTGTCGTTATGTCTGTGGA TTACCGTCTCGCCCCGGAGGCGGTGTTCCCAGATCAGTACCACGATGCGTTATCGGCGTCGCGGGACTTCCTGTCCGCTGAGGTTTTAAAGCGCCACAGCATCGATCcggagagagtgtgtgtgtctggagacAGCGCCGGGGGGAACCTGGCCGccgctgtggctcaggag ctcagctcagacGACAGCGTGACCGCGAGGTTCAAGGCGCAGGCGTTGATTTACCCGGTGTTGCAGGCCCTGGACTTCCACACCTCGTCGTACCAGCAGAACCAGGCCGTGCCCATCCTCTACAGACCCATCATGGCTCGTTTCTGGCTGCAGTACCTCGGCGCCGACTCCTCCCTGGAGCCCCTCCTGCTCGCCAACAACCACAGCGCGCTGGACCAGCCGGCCATCGGCGCCGACACCCGCTCCAAACTCGACTGGACCTCTCTGCTGCCGGGCGAGCGCAGGAAGCACTTCAGGCCGGTCGTCAGGGAAACGGGATCACCGGGGCTGCTGGGTGAGTTGCCGGCGCTGATGGATGTGAGGGCGGCGCCGTTGCTGGCAGAGCAGAGGGTTCTGGTTAGGGCGCCCAAAGCGTACGTGATGACGTGTGAGTTTGACGTGCTGAGGGACGACGGGCTCATGTATGTGAAGCGGCTGCAGGACGCTGGGGTCCCGGTGACCAGCGACCACTACGAGGACGGTTTCCACGGCTGCATGGTGTTCGCCTACCTGCCCATGCTATCGAGCGTTGGACAGAGGAGCATGAACAACTACATCCGCTGGCTGGACCAGAACCTTTAG
- the emc9 gene encoding ER membrane protein complex subunit 9, protein MGEVELSCRAYVKMFLHASLFPRCSINGLLLSSSSPGGAVCVTDCVPLLHAHLPLAPITQLALTQVDVWCSQTQQRIVGYYQANACVSDSSPTPCALKIADKIAEQFDNAVLLMLDSSKMSADYRVPPIVMYERKDSRWLLKDKHTIMLRQWEETRAIAGQMLESGDHMQLVDFDGHLDDITKDWTNQKLNTKIAELASPANGNI, encoded by the exons ATGGGGGAAGTGGAGCTGTCCTGTCGAGCCTACGTGAAGATGTTCCTTCACGCGTCCCTGTTCCCACGGTGCAGCATCAACGGGCTGCTGCTGTCGTCCAGCTCgccagggggcgctgtgtgCGTGACGGACTGCGTGCCGCTGCTGCACGCTCACCTGCCCCTGGCCCCCATCACCCAGCTGGCCCTCACACAg GTGGACGTGTGGTGTTCGCAGACGCAGCAGAGGATTGTGGGATACTATCAAGCCAACGCCTGTGTATCAGATAGTAG CCCGACGCCCTGTGCACTGAAGATCGCGGATAAGATCGCTGAGCAGTTTGATAATGCTGTTCTGTTAATG CTCGACAGTAGTAAGATGTCTGCAGACTATCGGGTTCCTCCCATCGTGATGTACGAGCGCAAAGATTCCAGATGGCTgctcaaagacaaacacac GATAATGCTGCGGCAGTGGGAGGAGACTCGGGCGATAGCCGGTCAGATGCTGGAGTCGGGCGATCACATGCAGCTGGTGGATTTCGACGGTCACCTGGACGACATCACGAAGGACTGGACCAATCAGAAACTGAACACCAAGATAGCAGAGCTGGCGTCGCCGGCCAACGGGAACATCTAG